Below is a window of Undibacterium sp. YM2 DNA.
ATTGTGTCAATACCGAGTGACCAAAGGTTTCTGCAGTGATGCCGGTACCGTCCGAGACGAAAAAAACGGTACGGTTCGCTGCAGGCCGTGCTTGCTGGAGAGTATCTGACATAGTAATTTTATATGAATAATGGCAATAGGCTGGACGAAATATATTTGTACTCTTAGAAACAAAAAAGACTGCAAATTCTTATTCCGTTTAGATAAATCTTGCAGGACACAATGTAAAATGCTGCAACAGCATGTCAAGCGTGGCTCGCCTCAAGAATAACAAAAAACCAGCGGGATACGAAGCAACACGGCATTAAACAGCAAAGATTTCTTACCATCAAAAAGAGGTTGTTATGTCCAACGCAGCAAATACCGAAGCGACTTATGTTGCCTCGTTTGAGCATTTACGCATGACGGATGTTGAATCCGTCGGCGGAAAAAATGCTTCTTTAGGCGAAATGATCAGCCAACTGGCAACTGCCGGTGTGCGGGTTCCTGGTGGTTTTGCCACCACGGCACAAGCTTTCCGTGATTTCCTGACACATAGTATCGATGGCGGTCTGCCATTGGAAAAGCGCATCGCTGACCGTCTTGAGGGGCTTGATATCGACGATGTCAAAGAGTTGGCAAGAGCAGGTGCCGACATCCGCCAATGGATCATAGACACACCATTCCAGCCGCGCTTGCTCAAGGAAATAGAAGAGTTCTACAGCAAGCTGGTTTCTGACTCTACCGCTGAAATGTCGTTTGCCGTGCGTTCTTCGGCTACAGCAGAAGATTTGCCTGATGCGTCTTTTGCAGGTCAGCAAGAGACTTTCTTGAATGTTGTCGGAATTGACAATATTCTGGAGGCAATGAAACATGTATTTGCCTCGCTGTATAACGACAGGGCGATTTCCTACCGTGTCCATAAAGGTTTTACACACGCTGAAGTCGCCTTGTCTGCCGGTGTACAGCGCATGGTGCGTTCAGACCTGGGTGCCGCTGGCGTGATGTTCACAATAGATACAGAATCCGGTTTCAAGGATGTGGTTTTCATCACTTCCAGCTATGGCTTGGGCGAAACCGTGGTGCAGGGCGCGGTTAATCCTGACGAATTCTATGTCCATAAGCCTATGCTGGAACAGGGCAAATTGCCTGTCATACGCCGTAATATTGGCTCCAAGCTCATTAAAATGGAATTCACAGGCGAAGCCAAGGCTGGTCGTTCGGTTAAGACAGTCGATGTGCCGGTCGAATTGCGTAACCGTTATTCCCTGAATGATACAGAAGTAGTAGAGCTGGCTAAATACGCGACCATCATCGAGAAGCATTATGGCCGCCCTATGGACATCGAATGGGGTAAGGATGGCCGTGACGGCAAGCTGTACATCCTGCAAGCACGTCCGGAAACAGTCAAATCCCAGCAAAAACATACTGATGCACAGCAGCGCTTCAAGCTCAAAGGAAGTGGCACTGTGCTGGTGTCTGGCCGTGCGATTGGCCAGAAAATCGGTGCAGGCCGCGTGCGCGTCATTCACGATCCTTCCGAGATGGAAAGAGTGCAGCCAGGCGACGTTCTGGTAGCCGACATGACTGACCCTAACTGGGAACCTGTCATGAAGCGCGCTGCCGCTATCGTCACCAACCGTGGTGGTCGTACTTGCCACGCAGCGATTATTGCGCGTGAACTCGGTGTTCCAGCTGTAGTCGGTTGTGAAGATGCGACGGATGTGCTGAAAGATGGCACCCTGGTCACAGTGTCTTGTGCAGAAGGTGATGAAGGCAAGATTTACGATGGTTTGCTGGAAACCGAGGTCACAGAAGAAGTACGCGGTGAATTGCCCAAATTGCCTTTGAAGATCATGCTCAATGTCGGAAATCCACAA
It encodes the following:
- the ppsA gene encoding phosphoenolpyruvate synthase, with amino-acid sequence MSNAANTEATYVASFEHLRMTDVESVGGKNASLGEMISQLATAGVRVPGGFATTAQAFRDFLTHSIDGGLPLEKRIADRLEGLDIDDVKELARAGADIRQWIIDTPFQPRLLKEIEEFYSKLVSDSTAEMSFAVRSSATAEDLPDASFAGQQETFLNVVGIDNILEAMKHVFASLYNDRAISYRVHKGFTHAEVALSAGVQRMVRSDLGAAGVMFTIDTESGFKDVVFITSSYGLGETVVQGAVNPDEFYVHKPMLEQGKLPVIRRNIGSKLIKMEFTGEAKAGRSVKTVDVPVELRNRYSLNDTEVVELAKYATIIEKHYGRPMDIEWGKDGRDGKLYILQARPETVKSQQKHTDAQQRFKLKGSGTVLVSGRAIGQKIGAGRVRVIHDPSEMERVQPGDVLVADMTDPNWEPVMKRAAAIVTNRGGRTCHAAIIARELGVPAVVGCEDATDVLKDGTLVTVSCAEGDEGKIYDGLLETEVTEEVRGELPKLPLKIMLNVGNPQLAFDFQSVPNDGVGLARLEFIINNNIGVHPKAILEYPNIDADLKKAVESVARGHASPRAFYVDKLAEGIATIAAAFWPKKVIVRLSDFKSNEYKKLIGGSRYEPDEENPMLGFRGAARYLAPDFAESFEMECQAMKRVRNEMGLTNVEIMVPFVRTLGQAEKVVNLLAKNGLKRGENGLRLIMMCEVPSNAILAEEFLQFFDGFSIGSNDLTQLTLGLDRDSGMELLAADFDERDPAVRALLSRAIAACRKLDKYVGICGQGPSDHPDFAEWLMKEGIESISLNPDSVIDTWQKLAAVGK